The Mauremys mutica isolate MM-2020 ecotype Southern chromosome 1, ASM2049712v1, whole genome shotgun sequence genome has a segment encoding these proteins:
- the SPRYD7 gene encoding SPRY domain-containing protein 7: MAASVFCCLRWCGDGGAGHIPLKEMPAVQLDTQHMGTDVVIVKNGRRICGTGGCLANAPLHQNKSYFEFKIQSTGVWGIGVATQKANLNQIPLGRDVHSLVMRNDGALYHNNEEKNRLPANSLPQEGDIVGITYDHVELNVYLNGKNMHCPASGIRGTVYPVVYVDDSAILDCQFSEFYHTPPTGFEKILFEQQIF, encoded by the exons ATGGCGGCCTCGGTGTTCTGCTGCCTGCGCTGGTGCGGGGACGGCGGCGCCGGGCACATCCCGCTGAAGGAGATGCCCGCGGTGCAGCTGGACACGCAGCACATGG GAACAGATGTCGTCATTGTCAAAAATGGCAGAAGAATATGTGGCACGGGGGGTTGCCTAGCCAATGCACCTTTGCATCAGAACAAGAGCTATTTTGAGTTTAAAATCCAATCTACAG GGGTTTGGGGTATTGGAGTTGCAACCCAGAAAGCAAATTTGAATCAAATTCCACTTGGTCGAGATGTGCATAGTTTAGTGATGAGGAATGATGGAGCTCTCTACCACAACAACGAGGAGAAGAACAGGCTGCCAGCAAACAGCCTTCCACAGGAGGGTGACATTGTG GGTATTACATATGACCATGTAGaattaaatgtatatttaaatGGAAAGAATATGCATTGTCCAGCTTCAGGAATCAGAGGGACTGTCTATCCTGTAGTATATG TTGATGACAGTGCCATCTTGGATTGTCAGTTCAGCGAATTTTATCACACTCCTCCAACAGGGTTTGAAAAAATACTCTTTGAGCAGCAAATCTTCTGA